Proteins from a genomic interval of Lolium perenne isolate Kyuss_39 chromosome 1, Kyuss_2.0, whole genome shotgun sequence:
- the LOC127333675 gene encoding uncharacterized protein produces the protein MGLSIDMIKESDTGFHGIIPTRLAYPLGKISLDVVFGTPSNFGKEKLEFEVVDWESQYHAILGRPAFAKFMVVPNFAYLKLKMPGNNGTSITVHGSFPRSDNCDRNLQKITSKFGVREELNAVDMVTDHT, from the coding sequence ATGGGATTATCAATCGATATGATAAAAGAATCTGACACTGGCTTCCATGGCATTATCCCAACCCGACTCGCTTATCCCCTCGGAAAAATTTCATTGGATGTTGTCTTCGGCACACCCAGCAATTTCGGGAAGGAGAAGCTCGAGTTTGAGGTAGTggattgggaatcacagtaccacgccatcctcggcaggccagcATTCGCCAAGTTCATGGTAGTACCTAATTTTGCATATTTGaagttgaagatgccaggcaataatGGGACATCAATAACTGTTCACGGGAGTTTTCCTCGTTCTGATAACTGCGATAGAAATTTACAAAAGATCACGTCAAAGTTTGGAGTCAGGGAAGAACTTAATGCAGTTGACATGGTCACCGATCATACATAG